Proteins encoded by one window of Candidatus Dadabacteria bacterium:
- a CDS encoding zinc ABC transporter substrate-binding protein translates to MMRIFLTVFAAFAAIAGGARASEMTVAASIAPVHSLVANVTEGVNTAELIVPAVESPHVFSLKPSHVRKITNAKAVFFISGGFETFLEGALGALPRGARKVALAERAGVSKLKNRHGGGDDLHIWLSPKNAEAITVEIARQMSAVNPRARSAYKRNARKTVKKLRALDAAIKKRLKGAGGVPYATFHDAFGYFERSYGLTFAGAISANPESGLSVADIKRVRESGAACIFYEPQFGSKAAETAARGTGAKVGMVDPLGADITPGPELYFTLMENLAKSFADCLKGAS, encoded by the coding sequence GCGGGCTTCCGAAATGACGGTCGCCGCCAGCATCGCGCCGGTTCATTCGCTTGTCGCAAACGTAACCGAAGGCGTTAACACCGCCGAGCTGATAGTTCCGGCGGTGGAGTCTCCGCATGTGTTCAGCCTCAAGCCGTCTCATGTGAGAAAGATTACAAACGCGAAAGCGGTTTTCTTTATCTCCGGAGGGTTTGAGACCTTCCTTGAGGGCGCGCTGGGGGCGCTTCCGCGCGGGGCGCGCAAGGTTGCCCTTGCGGAACGCGCCGGAGTGAGCAAGTTGAAGAACAGACACGGCGGCGGAGACGACCTTCATATATGGCTTTCGCCGAAAAACGCCGAGGCGATCACCGTTGAGATAGCGCGGCAGATGTCTGCGGTGAACCCGCGAGCAAGGTCCGCATACAAAAGAAACGCGCGCAAAACCGTAAAAAAACTCCGCGCCCTTGACGCCGCAATCAAAAAGCGGCTCAAAGGCGCGGGCGGAGTTCCCTATGCGACTTTTCACGATGCGTTCGGGTATTTTGAGCGGAGTTACGGGCTGACCTTTGCGGGGGCGATATCCGCCAACCCCGAAAGCGGGCTTTCAGTTGCGGACATAAAGCGGGTGCGCGAGAGCGGGGCGGCGTGCATTTTTTACGAGCCGCAGTTCGGAAGCAAAGCCGCCGAGACCGCCGCGCGGGGAACGGGCGCGAAAGTCGGCATGGTAGACCCTCTGGGCGCGGACATAACGCCGGGGCCCGAACTTTATTTCACTCTGATGGAAAATCTCGCAAAATCCTTTGCGGACTGCCTCAAGGGCGCTTCCTGA